The proteins below are encoded in one region of Campylobacter helveticus:
- a CDS encoding sulfate/molybdate ABC transporter ATP-binding protein: MLEISLKHLMRSIENKEGLINLEIDAKFNQGEISAIFGESGAGKTTLLRILAGLITPKSGFIRVENEVWFDSQKGINLAPQKRSLGFMFQDYALFPNMSVRENLAYATKDKKKIDELLELINLKELASSYPKELSGGQAQRVALARALAREPKILLLDEPLSALDFKMRSHLQEELFNILNHFKTTTLLVSHDLAEIYKLSVRVLELKGGRVVKDLPTKQFFTHNHLSAKLCLSAVLLEINKSDILVVFTLLLGQDIVKITLSEKEFLEKHSGVKIGDTIMLSIKAFNPLIID, encoded by the coding sequence ATGCTAGAAATTAGTTTGAAGCATTTGATGAGAAGTATTGAAAATAAAGAGGGACTTATCAATCTTGAAATTGATGCTAAATTTAATCAAGGCGAAATCAGCGCCATTTTTGGTGAAAGTGGGGCTGGTAAAACGACACTTTTAAGAATTTTAGCGGGATTAATCACGCCAAAAAGTGGTTTCATAAGGGTAGAAAATGAAGTATGGTTTGATAGTCAAAAAGGCATCAATTTAGCCCCACAAAAACGCTCTTTAGGCTTTATGTTTCAAGACTATGCACTTTTTCCAAATATGAGTGTGAGAGAAAATTTAGCCTATGCGACTAAGGATAAAAAGAAAATCGATGAGCTTTTAGAGTTGATAAATCTTAAAGAATTAGCCTCCTCTTACCCTAAAGAACTAAGCGGCGGACAAGCTCAAAGGGTTGCACTCGCAAGGGCTTTAGCAAGAGAGCCTAAAATTTTGCTTTTAGATGAGCCTTTAAGTGCTTTAGATTTTAAAATGCGCTCTCATTTACAAGAAGAATTATTTAATATTTTAAATCACTTTAAAACAACAACCTTGCTTGTGAGCCACGATTTGGCTGAAATTTATAAATTAAGCGTAAGGGTTTTGGAGCTAAAGGGGGGTAGGGTTGTTAAAGATTTGCCTACAAAGCAATTTTTTACGCATAATCATCTCAGTGCCAAACTTTGCCTAAGTGCCGTTTTACTTGAGATAAATAAAAGTGATATTTTAGTCGTTTTCACACTTTTGCTAGGGCAAGATATAGTCAAAATCACTCTAAGCGAGAAGGAATTTTTAGAAAAACATAGTGGCGTAAAAATAGGCGATACCATTATGCTTTCAATTAAAGCCTTTAATCCCCTCATCATTGATTAA
- a CDS encoding tyrosine-type recombinase/integrase encodes MLNDTKIKALKTKDKKYYIADFDNLLLCVYPSGKKTFMFNYKCPKTLKYKRITLGEYPILSLSNARKEKDKLKINLVENDSVRGKTELTFKDLALEKMELKRLELSEKTYKSYMSYLQRFAFGIYGDIILDKLQIKDILKSFEKFRKENIREGADKFFTLLNEIFRHGVMKEYLKNNPMLHLNRKDLLINKASKNHATILEIKEIKVLIDNVVHYKGYLSVKIAAMFSLLTAQRSFSIRNAKWEDIDLENGIWYIPQEDMKMKKAHTIPLNSQCVFMLQKYKEMGVRTRYLFYSLRSKSETISDNTIRSMFRRLGYSNDDFTPHGFRAMFSTLAHENRDKHQMSSDIIELCLAHVEKNKIKSAYNHALNLKEKATLMQWWGDYLDEIADLNRQVQNIFL; translated from the coding sequence ATGCTAAATGATACCAAAATAAAAGCCTTAAAGACTAAAGATAAGAAATACTACATTGCTGATTTTGACAATTTACTTCTTTGTGTTTATCCAAGTGGTAAAAAAACATTTATGTTTAACTACAAATGTCCCAAAACTTTAAAATATAAAAGGATAACCTTAGGAGAATATCCCATTTTAAGTCTTAGCAATGCTAGAAAAGAAAAAGATAAGCTAAAAATCAATTTGGTTGAGAATGATAGTGTGAGGGGAAAAACTGAACTTACATTTAAAGATTTAGCCTTAGAAAAAATGGAGCTTAAAAGATTAGAATTGAGCGAAAAAACTTATAAAAGCTATATGAGTTATTTGCAAAGATTTGCTTTTGGAATTTATGGAGATATTATATTAGATAAACTACAAATTAAAGATATTTTAAAAAGTTTTGAGAAATTTAGAAAAGAGAATATTAGAGAGGGTGCGGATAAATTCTTTACTCTTTTAAATGAAATTTTTAGGCACGGCGTGATGAAAGAATATCTTAAAAATAATCCTATGCTTCATTTAAACCGAAAAGATTTGTTGATTAATAAAGCAAGTAAAAATCACGCCACGATTTTAGAAATAAAAGAAATTAAAGTATTGATAGATAATGTGGTGCATTATAAAGGATATTTGAGTGTTAAAATTGCGGCGATGTTTTCCTTATTGACAGCACAAAGAAGTTTTAGCATAAGAAATGCAAAATGGGAGGATATTGATTTGGAAAATGGTATTTGGTATATACCGCAAGAAGATATGAAAATGAAAAAAGCTCACACAATTCCTTTAAATTCACAGTGTGTGTTTATGCTTCAAAAATACAAAGAAATGGGTGTTAGGACTAGATATTTATTCTATAGTTTAAGAAGCAAGAGTGAAACGATAAGCGATAACACAATTCGTTCGATGTTTAGAAGGTTAGGATACTCTAATGATGATTTTACTCCGCACGGCTTTCGTGCAATGTTTAGCACTTTAGCACACGAAAATAGAGATAAACATCAAATGAGTAGTGATATTATAGAATTGTGTTTAGCACATGTAGAAAAGAATAAAATCAAATCAGCGTATAATCACGCTTTAAATTTAAAAGAAAAAGCCACGCTTATGCAGTGGTGGGGGGATTATCTTGATGAGATTGCTGATTTGAATCGACAAGTCCAAAATATTTTTTTATAA
- a CDS encoding aminotransferase class I/II-fold pyridoxal phosphate-dependent enzyme, whose translation MQVEQILQNLQNESNFRTLTPLRHEGNFVFKQGFKMLNLAGNDYLNLASNSALKQEFLRSVREEDLYFSSSSSRSLSGNFDVYERLENFLKAKFQKEVLLFNSGYHLNFSCIAALASVPSTLFLADKLIHASMIDGLRGANFLRFKHNDMKHLQILLEKNHTKYENIIILSEALFSMDGDMANLKELVRLKKIYKNVLLYIDEAHSVGCFGGGFGLVEALKLEVDFCIFTFGKALASVGACVITSKKFKDFFINKARGLIYSTALPPINVAFSLFIFEKLANFNQERKKLKELSEYFKKGLRAKKLEFLGDFYIISLLLKENQKALECALKLEKNGFFAPAIKTPTVPKNSARIRFSLHSGLSKNDLDKVMELL comes from the coding sequence ATGCAAGTAGAACAAATTTTGCAAAATTTACAAAATGAATCAAATTTTCGCACACTTACACCACTTAGACACGAGGGAAATTTTGTTTTTAAACAAGGTTTTAAAATGCTTAATTTGGCGGGAAATGACTATTTAAATTTAGCGTCAAATTCCGCCTTAAAACAAGAATTTTTAAGAAGTGTGAGAGAAGAAGATTTATATTTTTCAAGCTCAAGCTCAAGAAGTTTAAGCGGTAATTTTGATGTTTATGAAAGGCTAGAAAATTTTCTTAAAGCTAAATTTCAAAAAGAAGTTTTGCTTTTTAATAGTGGCTATCATCTTAATTTTTCTTGTATCGCAGCCCTTGCGAGTGTGCCTAGCACTCTTTTTTTAGCAGATAAACTGATACACGCTAGTATGATTGATGGGCTTAGGGGGGCGAATTTTTTGCGTTTTAAGCATAATGATATGAAGCATTTGCAAATTTTACTAGAAAAAAATCACACAAAGTATGAAAATATCATCATTTTAAGCGAAGCACTTTTTAGTATGGACGGCGATATGGCAAATTTAAAAGAGCTTGTTAGACTTAAAAAGATTTATAAAAATGTCCTGCTTTACATCGATGAGGCGCATAGTGTGGGGTGTTTTGGAGGGGGTTTTGGGCTTGTGGAGGCATTAAAGCTTGAGGTGGATTTTTGCATTTTTACCTTTGGAAAGGCTCTTGCTTCTGTGGGTGCTTGTGTGATAACGAGTAAGAAATTTAAGGACTTTTTTATCAATAAAGCGAGGGGGCTAATTTATTCCACCGCACTGCCTCCCATTAATGTCGCTTTTAGTCTTTTCATCTTTGAAAAATTGGCAAATTTTAATCAAGAAAGAAAGAAGTTAAAAGAGCTGAGCGAGTATTTTAAAAAAGGTTTAAGGGCTAAAAAGCTTGAATTTTTGGGAGATTTTTATATCATTTCTTTGCTTTTAAAAGAAAATCAAAAAGCTCTTGAGTGCGCTTTAAAGCTTGAGAAAAATGGCTTTTTTGCTCCAGCGATAAAAACACCCACAGTTCCTAAAAATAGTGCTAGAATTCGCTTTTCTTTGCATTCTGGACTGAGTAAGAACGATTTAGATAAAGTAATGGAGCTTTTATGA
- a CDS encoding complement resistance protein TraT has protein sequence MMRVKTMFSSVLVAGLLSGCLTTTLQTNATMSQSIFLDPVAKEKRVVFLNIKNTSGHNVNLEPKLRNALEAKGYRIIDDPDKANYILSTNILYCDKKQENNAAGAGVAGAATGVAISGYNGGGAGGMVAAGAAGAAAGMLLGKLTEDTIYQMQVDINIKQKADGKVLTSSGNVSGQASVRDQRASGFLNSFGGNVRSDKVGHLNSNQVNTTQQTYQGKYIEKSTIIFAEAVKTGLKLEEATPVLEDKIATQIAGLF, from the coding sequence ATGATGAGAGTTAAAACGATGTTTTCTAGCGTTTTGGTTGCAGGTTTGTTAAGCGGATGTTTAACAACGACTTTACAAACAAATGCTACGATGAGTCAAAGCATTTTTTTAGACCCTGTGGCTAAGGAAAAAAGAGTGGTGTTTTTAAACATCAAAAACACAAGCGGACATAATGTAAATTTGGAGCCTAAACTGAGAAATGCTTTAGAAGCTAAGGGGTATAGAATTATCGATGACCCTGATAAGGCAAATTATATTTTAAGCACTAATATTTTGTATTGTGATAAAAAACAAGAAAATAATGCCGCAGGTGCTGGTGTCGCAGGTGCTGCAACAGGTGTAGCAATTAGTGGTTATAATGGAGGCGGCGCAGGCGGAATGGTCGCAGCAGGTGCAGCAGGTGCAGCAGCGGGAATGCTTTTAGGAAAACTTACAGAAGATACTATTTATCAAATGCAAGTGGATATTAACATCAAACAAAAAGCAGATGGTAAGGTTTTAACTTCTAGCGGAAATGTGAGCGGACAAGCAAGCGTTAGAGACCAAAGAGCTTCAGGCTTTTTAAATAGCTTTGGTGGAAATGTCCGCAGTGATAAAGTGGGGCATTTAAATTCAAATCAAGTCAATACCACACAACAAACCTATCAAGGCAAATACATAGAAAAAAGCACTATAATTTTTGCTGAAGCGGTAAAAACGGGACTAAAGCTCGAGGAGGCTACGCCTGTTTTAGAAGATAAAATCGCGACTCAAATCGCAGGTTTATTTTAA
- a CDS encoding transporter, with the protein MNILKGFAASLRSEGDVLSVQVDVEGVEFSVLMLDFSSFDFDGELELIFKEHELSFANSNIGLSVENRFEAEILSIKKGQILWHIVFKFKHFELGSIIDAKRGEELDLKIGQNKLCFVKANDITLRKINA; encoded by the coding sequence TTGAATATTTTAAAAGGTTTTGCCGCCTCTTTGCGAAGTGAGGGTGATGTTTTAAGTGTGCAAGTTGATGTTGAGGGAGTGGAATTTAGCGTTTTGATGCTGGATTTTTCTTCGTTTGATTTTGACGGAGAGCTTGAACTTATTTTTAAAGAGCACGAGCTTTCTTTTGCAAATTCAAATATTGGTTTAAGTGTAGAAAATCGTTTTGAGGCAGAAATTCTTAGCATTAAAAAAGGGCAAATTTTATGGCATATTGTTTTTAAATTTAAGCATTTTGAATTAGGCTCGATTATAGACGCTAAAAGAGGCGAGGAGCTTGACTTAAAGATAGGGCAAAATAAGCTTTGCTTTGTCAAGGCAAACGACATCACCCTAAGGAAAATAAATGCTTGA
- the blaOXA gene encoding class D beta-lactamase: MKKFSVALLFFMLIFTNLKADVLPNFFKGYNVSGVFILYDGKNFYTNDLKRANERFSPASTFKIFNALFALNLGVIRDEKEIFYHYNNEKVFLPSWKNDANLSSAIKRSQVPAFKFLARKIGLENMQKNLNLIHYGNGVISQIDNFWLDNSLKISAKEQAVLLYKLATTSLPYPQKNQEIIKNLLFYKKNEWGKIYAKTGFNDELGIAHIVGFYEIDGEIFSFGLNLNVKNFEELYKREEILEKYLNFIAQKGRVLK, translated from the coding sequence ATGAAAAAATTTTCCGTTGCCCTTCTCTTTTTTATGCTTATTTTTACAAATCTAAAGGCTGATGTTTTACCAAATTTCTTTAAGGGCTACAATGTAAGTGGAGTTTTTATCCTTTATGATGGTAAAAATTTCTACACAAATGATTTAAAAAGGGCAAACGAGCGTTTTTCTCCCGCTTCAACCTTTAAAATTTTTAACGCTCTCTTTGCCCTAAATTTAGGTGTGATAAGGGACGAAAAAGAAATTTTTTATCACTATAATAATGAAAAAGTTTTCTTACCAAGCTGGAAAAATGACGCGAATTTAAGCTCTGCCATTAAACGCTCACAAGTTCCAGCTTTTAAATTTTTAGCTAGAAAAATAGGCTTAGAAAATATGCAAAAAAATTTAAACCTAATCCACTACGGCAATGGCGTGATTTCTCAAATTGATAATTTTTGGCTGGATAATTCTTTAAAAATTAGTGCTAAAGAACAAGCTGTTTTATTATATAAACTTGCCACCACCTCCCTACCCTACCCTCAAAAAAATCAAGAAATCATTAAAAATTTACTTTTTTATAAGAAAAATGAGTGGGGGAAAATTTACGCAAAAACAGGTTTTAACGATGAGCTAGGCATAGCTCACATTGTGGGTTTTTATGAGATTGATGGAGAAATTTTTTCCTTTGGGCTTAATTTAAATGTTAAAAACTTCGAAGAGCTTTACAAAAGAGAGGAAATTTTAGAAAAATACTTAAATTTTATCGCCCAAAAAGGGCGAGTTTTAAAATAA
- a CDS encoding F0F1 ATP synthase subunit C, whose amino-acid sequence MKKVLFLLFAFAAVAFAQTTNAPVEQEAMNVWIKAFSVLAAGLGLGVAALGGAIGMGHTAAATIAGTARNPGLGPKLMTTMFIALAMIEAQVIYALVIALIALYANPFIPVG is encoded by the coding sequence ATGAAAAAAGTTCTTTTTTTATTGTTTGCTTTTGCAGCAGTTGCTTTCGCTCAAACGACAAACGCACCTGTTGAACAAGAAGCTATGAATGTTTGGATTAAGGCATTTTCTGTTTTAGCGGCTGGTTTAGGTCTTGGTGTGGCTGCACTTGGTGGAGCTATCGGTATGGGACACACAGCAGCAGCTACTATAGCTGGAACAGCTAGAAATCCTGGTCTTGGACCAAAATTAATGACAACGATGTTTATTGCCTTGGCGATGATTGAAGCTCAGGTAATTTATGCTTTAGTTATCGCTTTGATAGCACTTTACGCAAATCCTTTTATCCCAGTAGGATAA
- the modA gene encoding molybdate ABC transporter substrate-binding protein, whose amino-acid sequence MKKIVFLVFCVFALHLQAEKISVFVASSASKAMSELREIFIQNYPKDEVELIFGASGKHYQLLKEGREFDLFFSADAKYAEQIAKDGNALSEPQIYALGVVALYSLDEALLEGGVEKLGEKADKIKHLSIANPKVAPYGVAASEILKNLKLDDKFKDKIVLGDSISQPVLHIDSGAAELGIVAYSLVSSVNQPKGKAVLINPKLYTPLKQSFVLTKHAKDKKLALEFANFIQSDEAKAIFKKYGFNTP is encoded by the coding sequence GTGAAAAAAATCGTTTTTTTGGTATTTTGCGTTTTTGCGCTTCATTTACAGGCGGAAAAGATTAGTGTTTTTGTCGCTTCTTCGGCTTCTAAGGCGATGAGTGAGCTTAGAGAAATTTTTATACAAAATTATCCTAAAGATGAAGTGGAGCTTATATTTGGTGCTTCTGGAAAGCACTATCAGCTTTTAAAAGAGGGGAGGGAATTTGATTTATTTTTCTCAGCCGATGCAAAATATGCCGAGCAAATCGCAAAAGATGGTAATGCCCTTAGCGAACCTCAAATTTATGCGCTAGGCGTTGTGGCGCTTTATAGTTTAGATGAAGCCCTGCTTGAGGGAGGTGTGGAAAAGCTTGGAGAAAAGGCGGATAAAATCAAGCATTTAAGCATAGCAAATCCAAAAGTCGCCCCCTACGGCGTCGCCGCGAGTGAAATTTTAAAAAATCTTAAGTTAGATGATAAATTTAAAGATAAAATTGTTTTAGGAGATAGTATTTCCCAGCCTGTGCTTCACATCGATAGCGGTGCGGCGGAGCTTGGCATTGTCGCTTACTCTCTTGTTTCGAGCGTGAATCAGCCTAAAGGAAAAGCCGTTTTAATTAACCCTAAGCTTTATACGCCCTTAAAACAATCTTTCGTGCTAACAAAACACGCCAAAGATAAAAAATTAGCCTTAGAATTTGCAAATTTTATCCAAAGTGATGAGGCAAAAGCTATTTTTAAAAAATACGGATTTAACACCCCTTGA
- a CDS encoding adenosylmethionine--8-amino-7-oxononanoate transaminase, with protein sequence MMLKELDLLYLWHPCTQMKDHEKIPLIPIKKAKGVWLYDFDDKAYMDCISSWWVNLFGHCNPRISNAIKAQLDKLEHILLAGFSHEGIIRLSQRLCHLSGFEKCFYADNGSSIIEVALKMSFHYHLNKGKKKNKFLSLTNSYHGETLGALSVGDVKLYKETYSPLFLEGLSTKAPSGKDYEEELKILKSTLEKHANSLCAFIIEPLVQCAGNMNMYHPNFLDEAIKLCHHFGVQVIFDEIAVGFGRTGKLFAMDYCREKPDYLCLSKGITGGFLPLAVVLVKNEIYNAFYAPYEENKAFLHSHSYTGNALATAAANEVLNIFEEENIVEKNAILSLFIKEKFETLKEFKFLTNFRQRGMIYAFDIKSEIPRAGLLIYEKALQKKLLLRPLGNTIYFMPPYVISKEEISYVVESLREIFKEFNP encoded by the coding sequence ATGATGTTAAAAGAACTAGATTTATTATATCTTTGGCACCCCTGCACACAGATGAAAGACCACGAAAAAATTCCCCTCATTCCCATAAAAAAAGCAAAAGGCGTATGGCTTTATGATTTTGATGATAAGGCTTATATGGACTGCATTAGCTCTTGGTGGGTGAATCTTTTTGGGCATTGTAATCCTAGAATTTCAAACGCCATAAAAGCTCAACTTGATAAACTAGAACATATACTTTTAGCAGGTTTTAGCCACGAGGGGATTATTAGACTTTCTCAAAGACTTTGTCATTTGAGTGGATTTGAAAAATGTTTTTATGCGGACAATGGCTCTTCCATCATCGAAGTCGCTCTTAAAATGAGCTTTCACTATCATCTTAATAAGGGCAAGAAAAAAAATAAATTTCTTTCTCTTACAAATTCTTATCACGGCGAAACTTTGGGAGCTTTAAGCGTAGGCGATGTGAAGCTTTATAAAGAAACTTACAGCCCACTTTTTTTAGAGGGTTTAAGTACTAAAGCACCGAGTGGAAAGGATTATGAAGAGGAATTAAAAATTCTTAAAAGCACTTTAGAAAAACACGCAAATTCCTTATGTGCTTTCATCATCGAGCCTTTAGTGCAGTGTGCTGGCAATATGAATATGTATCATCCTAACTTTTTAGATGAGGCGATAAAGCTTTGTCATCATTTTGGGGTGCAGGTGATTTTCGATGAGATAGCGGTAGGCTTTGGACGCACGGGAAAACTTTTTGCTATGGATTATTGCAGGGAAAAGCCTGATTATCTTTGTCTCTCTAAGGGCATTACGGGGGGCTTTTTGCCTCTAGCTGTTGTTTTGGTAAAAAATGAAATTTACAACGCCTTTTACGCCCCTTATGAAGAAAATAAAGCTTTCTTGCATTCACACTCTTATACAGGAAATGCTCTAGCCACAGCAGCAGCAAATGAAGTTTTAAATATCTTTGAAGAAGAAAATATCGTAGAAAAAAATGCCATTTTAAGCCTTTTCATTAAAGAAAAATTTGAAACTCTAAAAGAATTTAAATTTCTAACGAATTTTAGACAACGCGGTATGATTTATGCTTTTGATATAAAAAGCGAAATTCCAAGAGCTGGGCTTTTAATTTATGAGAAAGCTTTACAAAAAAAGCTTTTGTTAAGACCACTTGGGAATACAATTTATTTTATGCCCCCTTATGTTATAAGCAAGGAAGAAATTTCTTATGTGGTGGAGAGTTTAAGGGAAATTTTTAAGGAATTTAATCCTTAA
- a CDS encoding pimeloyl-ACP methyl esterase BioG family protein, which yields MKVEFLHKNEESKELILFFAGFASQASHFSHLRAQKNVLMAYDYRNFELEFDFSLYEKITLIAFSMGVCVSSKLLKNLNFNAKIAINGTNFGIDEKRGIHPSIFLRTMRKFNLEDFKKALLFEKALFEFRDELALKEELESLYHFCGQDFNENFSWDRVYMSEGDLIFPNNALQNSYANLKPLKEPHFAFFAFDKWEQI from the coding sequence ATGAAAGTAGAATTTTTACACAAAAATGAAGAATCTAAAGAGTTAATCCTCTTTTTTGCGGGTTTTGCAAGTCAGGCTTCACATTTTTCACATCTAAGGGCTCAAAAAAATGTTTTAATGGCTTATGATTATAGAAATTTCGAGCTTGAATTTGATTTTTCTTTGTATGAAAAAATCACCCTTATAGCTTTTTCTATGGGAGTTTGTGTCTCTTCTAAATTGCTTAAAAATTTAAATTTCAACGCAAAAATCGCCATCAATGGAACAAATTTTGGTATCGATGAAAAAAGAGGCATACACCCTAGCATTTTTTTACGCACGATGAGAAAATTTAATCTTGAAGATTTTAAAAAGGCTTTGTTGTTCGAAAAGGCTTTATTTGAATTTAGAGACGAGTTAGCCTTAAAAGAAGAGCTTGAGAGCTTGTATCATTTTTGCGGACAGGATTTTAATGAAAATTTCTCTTGGGATAGGGTTTATATGAGTGAGGGGGATTTGATTTTCCCTAATAATGCCTTGCAAAATTCTTATGCGAATTTAAAACCTTTAAAAGAGCCTCATTTTGCCTTTTTTGCCTTTGATAAATGGGAGCAAATTTGA
- a CDS encoding methyltransferase domain-containing protein, with translation MNFLKAKDSYKTAAKAQDIMGQRLCDMLENLHLKEFDRVFEFGCGMGEFSQKLQNTIYFKDYVRNDILDYKSEFEVEIFDMDKIPAHFLATQKFQLIASNAVIQWLKSDIFTNLYALLEEGGILLLSSFGEDNLKEIKSLTGLSLRYKNLKEYERLLEKFEILALKEEMIKLKFESALEVFRHLKLSGVNSLGKFFLGKDTLLKMKQEFNNTLTYHSIYILCKKRLNEFCYNA, from the coding sequence TTGAATTTTCTTAAAGCAAAAGATAGCTACAAAACAGCCGCAAAGGCACAAGATATAATGGGACAAAGGCTATGCGATATGCTAGAAAATTTGCATTTAAAAGAATTTGATAGGGTGTTTGAATTTGGCTGTGGAATGGGAGAATTTAGCCAAAAATTACAAAACACCATTTATTTTAAAGATTATGTAAGAAATGATATTTTGGATTATAAAAGCGAATTTGAGGTTGAAATTTTTGATATGGATAAAATCCCAGCGCATTTTCTAGCCACGCAAAAATTCCAACTCATCGCTTCAAATGCCGTTATCCAGTGGCTTAAAAGCGATATTTTTACAAATTTATATGCCTTGCTTGAAGAGGGGGGCATTTTGCTGCTTTCAAGTTTTGGCGAGGATAATTTAAAAGAAATTAAAAGCTTAACAGGGCTTTCTTTGCGGTATAAAAATTTAAAAGAATATGAGCGTTTGCTTGAAAAATTTGAAATTTTAGCCTTGAAAGAAGAAATGATAAAGCTGAAATTTGAAAGTGCTTTGGAGGTTTTTAGGCATTTAAAGCTTAGCGGTGTGAATTCTTTGGGAAAATTTTTTCTAGGCAAAGATACGCTTTTAAAAATGAAGCAAGAATTTAATAATACTCTAACCTACCACAGCATTTATATTTTGTGTAAAAAGCGGTTAAATGAATTTTGCTATAATGCGTGA
- the bioD gene encoding ATP-dependent dethiobiotin synthetase BioD, which translates to MQIYISGIHTDAGKTHFSAAFCANLGYDYFKLIQAGVPKDCDLVAKLSPTTRVLGEGFFLQTPASPHLAKIKEKADYKAFDLQIPKNENLLIELAGGLFSPLDENHTMIDFMQKFKKPTILVGRYYLGSINHILLSIEALKNRQIPILFLAMMGEKENLQDKFIQDYTQIPIINLNFFDEESIENKEFKAQVKVLLKD; encoded by the coding sequence ATGCAAATTTATATTAGCGGCATTCACACGGATGCAGGGAAAACGCACTTTAGCGCGGCGTTTTGTGCGAATTTGGGGTATGATTATTTTAAGCTTATCCAAGCTGGAGTGCCAAAAGATTGCGATTTGGTTGCTAAACTCAGTCCTACAACACGCGTTTTGGGGGAGGGATTTTTCCTTCAAACCCCTGCCTCTCCACATCTAGCTAAGATAAAAGAAAAGGCAGATTATAAGGCATTTGATTTACAAATTCCAAAAAATGAAAATTTGCTAATAGAACTAGCCGGTGGGCTTTTTTCACCTCTTGATGAAAATCATACAATGATAGATTTTATGCAAAAATTTAAAAAGCCGACTATCTTGGTGGGGCGTTATTATCTTGGAAGCATTAATCATATTTTACTCAGCATAGAGGCGCTTAAAAATAGGCAAATCCCCATACTTTTTTTAGCGATGATGGGAGAAAAAGAAAATTTGCAAGATAAATTTATACAAGATTATACGCAAATTCCTATCATTAACCTTAACTTTTTTGATGAAGAAAGCATAGAAAATAAGGAATTCAAAGCCCAAGTTAAAGTTTTACTTAAGGATTAA
- the modB gene encoding molybdate ABC transporter permease subunit, whose translation MLEAEFLQTLWLSFKLSFITTFLLFFVGVFLAYCFVFVRFPFKSFFQIIVSMPLVLPPSVLGFYLLVGFSANSTLGSFLKEHFNLSLVFTFEGLVFASMIFSLPFMVHPIQSAFAALNQNLIEASYTLGRGKLMTLCRVIVPNSKVGIFTGLTMAFAHTMGEFGVVMMIGGHKQGETLVASIAIYDELEALNYTLAHQYAFALFALSFILLFILYFVNKKLTY comes from the coding sequence ATGCTTGAAGCGGAATTTTTGCAAACCTTATGGCTTAGTTTTAAGCTTTCTTTCATTACAACTTTTTTATTGTTTTTTGTGGGCGTGTTTTTGGCTTATTGTTTTGTTTTTGTGCGTTTCCCTTTTAAAAGCTTTTTTCAAATCATCGTTTCTATGCCCTTAGTTTTGCCTCCTAGCGTTTTGGGTTTTTATCTACTTGTGGGTTTTTCGGCAAACAGCACACTAGGCAGTTTTTTAAAAGAGCATTTTAATCTTTCTTTAGTTTTTACTTTTGAGGGTTTGGTTTTTGCTTCGATGATTTTTTCATTGCCTTTTATGGTGCATCCTATCCAAAGTGCTTTTGCCGCTCTTAATCAAAATTTAATCGAGGCTTCTTATACGCTAGGGAGAGGGAAGCTGATGACATTGTGTAGGGTTATCGTGCCAAATTCTAAGGTGGGAATTTTTACGGGTCTTACTATGGCTTTCGCACACACTATGGGCGAATTTGGCGTGGTGATGATGATAGGAGGGCATAAGCAAGGCGAAACTTTAGTCGCTAGTATAGCGATATACGATGAGCTTGAAGCGCTTAATTATACTCTAGCGCATCAATACGCTTTCGCCCTTTTTGCTTTAAGCTTTATCTTGCTTTTCATTCTTTATTTTGTCAATAAAAAATTGACATATTAG